Proteins from one Kwoniella shivajii chromosome 1, complete sequence genomic window:
- a CDS encoding 5-methyltetrahydropteroyltriglutamate-homocysteine S-methyltransferase, translated as MVKSAVLGYPRVGVNRSAKKAIESYWAGNSSAEQLQETAKNIRKERWESIKNAGVDVVPSGDFTLYDHLLDHSFNFGVVPDRYVQQNLSPLDTYFAMGRGRQDRSKGIDVVASEMGKFFDSNYHIVKVEHSPSTEFSLKVNQQLEEYKEAKELGITTRPVLFGPITYLSLVRKSRESPADFEPIQLLDKLLPIYKELLTQLKEAGVEEVQIDEPILVLDKSESQGDLFKKAYEALSPVAPKITITTAYGRVGKSIEFLKDLPIHALHLDLDREPKQLDEVLAALKSTKLAIELGVVSGRNIWKNDLKASKALADKAIAELGADRVTVSTSSSLLHTPISIKVETKLTSQQVSWLSFATEKCEEVATLAGALNGKESEVFEQNTKDIAARREFERTSDSAVRDRVAAITEEQLKRKSPFPARREAQKKHLNLPKFPTTTIGSFPQTKEIRVARAKFGKGEITKEEYEKAMEKEVGSVVEFQEKVGLDLLVHGEPERNDMVQYFGEQLTGFIFTQLGWVQSYGSRYVRPPIVVSDVSRPAPMTVQWSSYAQSLTKLPMKGMLTGPVTILNWSFPRADVTKEVQSKQLALALRDEVVDLAKAGIKAIQVDEPAIREGLPLRKADWDNYLKWAVDSFRLSTSGVEDDIQVHSHFCYSDFGDIFPSIQGLDADVISIEASKADLKLLDVFKSYGYSNEIGPGVYDIHSPRVPSEQEIKDRIASMLKVLPADLMVVNPDCGLKTRGWKETEESLANLVAAAKWARETYA; from the exons ATGGTCAAATCCGCTGTCTTAGGTTACCCCCGTGTTGGTGTAAATCGATCCGCTAAAAAG GCCATCGAGTCATACTGGGCTGGTAACTCATCCGCCGAGCAACTCCAAGAGACTGCCAAAAACATCCGAAAGGAGCGATGGGAGTCCATCAAGAACGCTGGTGTAGATGTTGTCCCTTC AGGTGACTTCACTCTCTACGACCACCTCCTTGATCACTCTTTCAACTTTGGTGTCGTTCCCGACCGATACGTTCAACAAAACTTGTCTCCCCTTGACACCTACTTCG CTATGGGTCGAGGTCGACAAGACCGATCTAAGGGTATCGATGTCGTTGCATCCGAAATGGGTAaatt CTTCGACTCCAACTACCACATCGTCAAAGTTGAACACTCTCCTTCCACTGAGTTCTCCCTCAAAGTCAATCAACAACTCGAGGAATACAAAGAGGCCAAGGAGCTTGGCATTACCACCCGACCTGTTCTTTTCGGTCCTATCACCTACCTCTCTCTCGTCCGAAAATCCCGAGAATCTCCCGCCGATTTCGAGCCTATCCAACTTCTCGACAAATTGCTCCCTATCTACAAGGAGCTCTTGACCCAACTCAAGGAAGCTGGTGTTGAGGAGGTCCAAATCGATGAGCCCATCCTCGTTTTAGACAAATCTGAGTCTCAAGGTGATCTTTTCAAGAAAGCTTACGAGGCTCTTTCCCCCGTCGCCCCCaaaatcaccatcaccaccgCTTACGGTCGAGTTGGTAAATCCATCGAGTTCCTCAAAGACCTCCCTATCCACGCTCTTCATCTCGATCTTGACCGAGAGCCCAAACAACTCGATGAAGTCCTCGCCGCCCTCAAATCCACCAAACTCGCCATCGAGCTCGGTGTTGTTTCCGGCCGAAATATTTGGAAGAACGACCTCAAAGCTTCTAAAGCTCTTGCCGACAAGGCCATCGCTGAGCTTGGTGCTGACCGAGTTACCgtttctacctcttcttcccttctccacACTCCTATCTCTATCAAGGTAGAGACCAAACTTACCTCTCAACAAGTATCATGGCTCTCTTTCGCCACCGAGAAATGTGAGGAGGTAGCTACTCTCGCCGGTGCTCTCAACGGTAAAGAGTCCGAAGTTTTCGAACAAAACACCAAGGACATCGCTGCCCGAAGAGAGTTCGAGCGAACTTCCGACTCTGCCGTTCGAGACCGAGTCGCCGCTATCACAGAAGAGCAACTCAAGAGAAAGTCTCCCTTCCCCGCTCGACGAGAAGCCCAAAAGAAGCACCTCAACCTCCCCAAGTtccccaccaccaccatcgGTTCTTTCCCTCAAACCAAGGAAATCCGAGTTGCCCGAGCCAAATTCGGTAAAGGTGAGATTACCAAGGAGGAATACGAGAAAGCCatggagaaggaagttgGTTCCGTTGTTGAATTCCAAGAGAAAGTTGGACTTGACTTGCTCGTCCACGGTGAACCCGAACGAAACGATATGGTCCAATACTTCGGCGAACAACTTACCggattcatcttcactcaa ctcGGTTGGGTTCAATCTTACGGTTCTCGATACGTCCGACCCCCTATCGTTGTTTCCGACGTCTCCCGACCTGCTCCTATGACTGTCCAATGGTCATCATACGCTCAATCTTTGACCAAGCTCCCCATGAAGGGTATGCTGACTGGTCCCGTTACCATCCTCAACTGGTCTTTCCCCCGAGCCGATGTTACCAAGGAGGTTCAATCTAAGCAACTCGCTCTTGCCCTCCGAGACGAAGTTGTTGACCTCGCCAAGGCCGGTATCAAGGCTATCCAAGTCGATGAGCCCGCTATCCGAGAAGGTCTTCCCCTCCGAAAGGCTGATTGGGACAACTACCTCAAATGGGCTGTTGACTCCTTCAGACTCTCAACATCCGGTGTCGAGGACGACATCCAAGTCCACTCACACTTCTGTTACTCCGACTTCGGAGATATCTTCCCATCCATCCAAGGTCTTGATGCCGATGTCATCTCCATCGAGGCTTCCAAGGCTGACCTCAAACTTCTTGATGTCTTCAAATCATACGGTTACTCCAACGAGATCGGTCCCGGTGTCTACGACATCCACTCTCCTCGAGTACCTTCGGAgcaagagatcaaagatcgAATCGCTTCTATGCTCAAGGTTCTCCCCGCCGACTTGATGGTTGTCAACCCCGATTGTGGTCTTAAAACCcgaggatggaaagaaaccGAGGAATCCCTCGCCAACCTCGTCGCCGCCGCCAAGTGGGCCAGAGAGACCTACGCTTAA